From Callithrix jacchus isolate 240 chromosome 15, calJac240_pri, whole genome shotgun sequence, one genomic window encodes:
- the USP19 gene encoding ubiquitin carboxyl-terminal hydrolase 19 isoform X10 — protein MSGGASATGPRRGPPGLEDASSKKKQKDRANQESKDGDPRKETGSRYVTQAGLELLASGDPSASASCAAGITGSHHRTRLFFPSSSGSASTPREEQTKAELLLDWRQSAEEVIVKLRVGVGPLQLEDIDAAFTDTDCVVRFSGGQQWGGVFYAEIKGSCAKVQTRKGSLLHLTLPKKVPMLTWPSLLKKPLGTQELVPGLQCQENGKELSPIALEPGPEPHRAKQEARNQKRAQGRGEVGSGAGPGAQAGPSAKRAVHLCRGPEGEGSRDGPGPRGDAPPFVADLATQVEADEQHCIPPLNPQTCLLGSEENLALSVGEKAVSPGNDPVSPAMVRSRNPVKDDCVKEEMTVAADAATLVDGKEPESMVNLAFVKNDSYEKGPDSVVVHVYVKEICRDTSRVLFREQDFTLIFQTRDGNFLRLHPGCGPHTIFRWQVKLRNLIEPEQCTFCFTASRIDICLRKRQSQRWGGLEAPAARGAVGGAKVAVPTGPTPLDSTPPGGAPHSLTGQEEARAVEKDKSKARSEDTGLDSVAARTPMEHVTPKPETHLASPKPTCMVPPMPHSPVSGDSVEEEEEEEKKVCLPGFTGLVNLGNTCFMNSVIQSLSNTRELRDFFHDRSFEAEINYNNPLGTGGRLAIGFAVLLRALWKGTHHAFQPSKLKAIVASKASQFTGYAQHDAQEFMAFLLDGLHEDLNRIQNKPYTETVDSDGRPDEVVAEEAWQRHKMRNDSFIVDLFQGQYKSKLVCPVCAKFLVSISKENSTASEVLDSLSQSVHVKPENLRLAEVIKNRFQRVFLPSHSLDTVSPSDMLLCFELLSPELAKERVVVLEVQQRPQVPSVPISKCAACQRKQQSEDEKLKRCTRCYRVGYCNQLCQKTHWPDHKGLCRPENIGYPFLVSVPASRLTYARLAQLLEGYARYSVSVFQPPFQPGRMALESQSPGCTTLLSTGSLEAGDSERDPIQPPELQLVTPVADGDTGPLRVWTAPDRGPVPSTSGISSDMLASGPIEVGSLPASERVSRPEAAVPGYQHPSEALNAHTPQFFIYKIDSSNREQRLEDKGDTPLELGDDCSLALVWRNNERLQEFVLVASKELECAEDPGSAGEAARAGHFTLDQCLNLFTRPEVLAPEEAWYCPQCKQHREASKQLLLWRLPNVLIVQLKRFSFRSFIWRDKINDLVEFPVRNLDLSKFCIGQKEEQLPNYDLYAVINHYGGMIGGHYTACARLPNDRSSQRSDVGWRLFDDSTVTTVDESQVVTRYAYVLFYRRRNSPVERPPRAGHSEHHPDLGPAAEAAASQASRIWQELEAEEEPVPEGPGPMGPWGPQDWVGPPPRGPTTPDEGCLRYFVLGTVAALVALVLNVFYPLVSQSRWR, from the exons ATGTCTGGAGGGGCCAGTGCAACAGGCCCAAGGAGAGGGCCCCCAGGACTGGAGGATGCCAGTAGTAAGAAGAAGCAGAAGGATCGAGCAAACCAGGAGAGCAAGGATGGAGATCCTAGGAAAG agacagggtctcgatatgttacccaggctggtcttgaactcctggcctcaggtgatccttctgcctcagcctcctgtgcagctgggattacaggatcacACCACCGTACCCGGCTGTTCTTTCCTTCGTCGTCAGGGTCAGCATCCACTCCTCGAGAGGAGCAGACCAAAGCAG AGTTGTTGCTCGATTGGAGGCAGAGTGCAGAAGAGGTAATTGTCAAGCTTCGTGTGGGAGTAGGTCCCCTTCAGCTGGAGGACATAGATGCGGCTTTCACAGATACAGACTGTGTGGTGCGGTTTTCAG gtggTCAGCAGTGGGGTGGTGTCTTCTATGCTGAGATAAAAGGATCTTGTGCTAAAGTGCAAACCCGCAAGGGGAGTCTCCTGCACCTGACACTGCCCAAGAAGGTGCCTATGCTCACGTGGCCCTCTCTCCTG AAGAAACCTCTAGGGACCCAGGAGCTGGTGCCGGGGCTGCAGTGCCAGGAGAATGGGAAGGAACTCTCTCCCATTGCCCTAGAGCCAGGCCCTGAGCCCCACCGGGCTAAGCAGGAGGCCCGGAACCAGAAGCGGGCCCAGGGCCGTGGTGAGGTAGGCTCAGGGGCTGGCCCCGGGGCCCAGGCAGGGCCCAGCGCCAAGAGGGCTGTGCATCTCTGCAGAGGGCCAGAGGGGGAAGGGTCCAGGGATGGCCCTGGACCCCGGGGTGATGCCCCACCCTTCGTGGCTGACCTGGCCACCCAG GTTGAGGCTGATGAACAGCATTGCATACCACCACTGAACCCCCAaacctgcctcctgggctcagaggagAATTTAGCCCTTTCAGTAGGAGAGAAAGCAGTGTCTCCCGGGAATGACCCAGTGTCTCCAGCCATGGTCCGGAGCAGAAATCCTGTGAAAGATGACTGTGTCAAGGAGGAGATGACAGTGGCAGCAGATGCTGCAACCTTGGTGGATGGTAAAG AACCTGAGTCGATGGTGAACCTGGCATTTGTCAAGAATGACTCGTATGAGAAAGGCCCGGATTCAGTGGTGGTGCACGTGTACGTGAAGGAGATCTGCAGGGATACCTCAAGAGTACTCTTCCGTGAGCAGGACTTCACACTCATCTTCCAGACCAG GGATGGAAACTTCTTGAGGCTGCACCCGGGTTGTGGGCCCCACACCATCTTCCGTTGGCAGGTGAAGCTCAG GAATCTGATTGAGCCAGAGCAGTGCACCTTCTGTTTCACGGCTTCTCGCATCGACATCTGCCTTCGTAAGAGGCAGAGTCAGCGCTGGGGGGGCCTGGAGGCCCCAGCTGCACGAG GTGCAGTGGGTGGTGCAAAGGTTGCCGTGCCGACAGGTCCAACCCCTCTGGATTCAACCCCACCAGGAGGTgctccccactccctgacaggccagGAGGAGGCCCGGGCTGTGGAGAAGGATAAATCCAAGGCAAGATCTGAGGACACGGGGCTAGACAGTGTGGCAGCCCGCACACCCATGGAGCATGTAACCCCAAAGCCAGAGACACACCTGGCCTCG CCCAAGCCCACATGTATGGTGCCTCCCATGCCCCACAGCCCAGTGAGTGGAGAcagtgtggaggaggaggaagaagaagagaagaaggtgTGTCTGCCAGGCTTCACTGGCCTTGTCAATTTAGGCAACACCTGCTTCATGAACAGCGTCATTCAGTCTCTGTCCAACACTCGGGAACTCCGGGACTTCTTCCATG ACCGCTCCTTTGAGGCTGAGATCAACTACAACAACCCACTAGGGACTGGTGGGCGTCTGGCCATTGGCTTTGCTGTGCTGCTTCGGGCGCTGTGGAAGGGCACCCACCATGCCTTCCAGCCTTCCAAGTTGAAG GCCATTGTGGCGAGTAAGGCCAGCCAGTTCACAGGCTATGCGCAGCATGACGCCCAAGAGTTCATGGCTTTCCTGCTGGATGGGCTGCACGAGGACCTGAATCGGATTCAGAACAAGCCCTACACAGAGACTGTGGACTCAGATGGGCGGCCTGATGAG GTGGTAGCCGAGGAAGCATGGCAGCGGCACAAGATGAGGAATGACTCTTTCATCGTGGACCTATTTCAGGGCCAGTACAAGTCTAAGCTGGTGTGCCCTGTGTGTGCCAAG TTCCTGGTGAGCATCAGCAAGGAGAACTCCACTGCGAGTGAAGTATTGGACTCCCTCTCTCAGAGCGTTCATGTGAAGCCTGAGAACCTGCGTTTGGCAGAG GTAATTAAGAATCGTTTCCAACGTGTGTTCCTGCCCTCCCACTCACTGGACACTGTGTCCCCATCTGATATGCTCCTCTGCTTTGAGCTGCTATCCCCAGAGTTGGCTAAGGAGCGGGTAGTGGTGCTAGAGGTGCAACAG CGCCCTCAGGTGCCCAGCGTCCCCATCTCCAAGTGTGCAGCCTGCCAGCGGAAGCAACAGTCGGAGGATGAAAAACTGAAGCGCTGTACCCGGTGCTATCGTGTGGGCTACTGCAACCA gCTCTGCCAGAAAACCCACTGGCCTGACCACAAGGGCCTCTGCCGACCTGAGAACATTGGGTACCCCTTCCTGGTCAGTGTACCCGCCTCACGCCTCACTTATGCACGCCTCGCTCAGCTGCTAGAGGGCTACGCCCG GTACTCTGTGAGTGTATTCCAGCCACCCTTTCAACCTGGCCGCATGGCCTTGGAGTCTCAGAGCCCTGGCTGCACCACACTGCTCTCCACTGGCTCCCTGGAGGCTGGGGACAGTGAGAGGGACCCCATTCAGCCACCTGAGCTCCAGCTGGTGACCCCTGTGGCTGATGGGGACACAGGGCCTCTCCGGGTATGGACAGCCCCTGACCGGGGTCCTGTGCCCAGCACCAGTGGAATTTCTTCTGACATGCTGGCCAGTGGGCCCATTGAGGTTGGCTCCTTGCCTGCTAGCGAGAGGGTGTCCCGACCTGAAG CCGCTGTGCCCGGGTACCAGCACCCAAGTGAAGCTTTGAATGCCCACACACCCCagttcttcatctataaaattgacTCATCCAACCGAGAGCAGCGGCTAGAGGATAAAG GAGACACCCCACTGGAGCTGGGTGATGATTGTAGCCTGGCTCTTGTCTGGCGGAACAATGAGCGATTGCAGGAGTTTGTGTTGGTAGCCTCTAAAGAGCTGGAATGTGCTGAGGATCCAGGCTCTGCTGGTGAGGCTGCCCGGGCTGGCCACTTCACCCTGGACCAGTGCCTCAACCTCTTCACACGGCCTGAGGTGCTGGCACCCGAGGAGGCCTG GTACTGCCCACAGTGCAAACAGCACCGTGAGGCCTCCAAGCAGCTGTTGCTATGGCGCCTGCCAAATGTTCTCATCGTGCAGCTCAAGCGCTTCTCCTTTCGTAGTTTTATCTGGCGTGACAAGATCAATGACTTGGTGGAGTTCCCTGTTCG GAATCTGGACCTGAGCAAGTTCTGCATTGGCCAGAAAGAGGAGCAGCTGCCCAACTACGATCTGTATGCTGTCATTAACCACTATGGAGGCATGATCGGTGGCCACTACACTGCCTGTGCACGCCTGCCCAATGATCGTAGCAGTCAGCGCAGTGACGTGG GCTGGCGCTTGTTTGATGACAGCACGGTGACAACGGTAGACGAGAGCCAGGTCGTGACACGTTATGCCTATGTACTCTTCTATCGCCGGCGGAACTCTCCTGTGGAGAGGCCCCCCAGGGCAGGTCACTCTGAGCACCACCCAGACCTAGGCCCTGCAGCCGAGGCTGCTGCCAGCCAG GCTTCCCGGATTtggcaggagctggaggctgaggaggagccGGTGCCTGAGGGGCCTGGGCCCATGGGTCCCTGGGGGCCCCAAGACTGGGTGGGCCCCCCACCACGTGGCCCTACCACACCAGATGAGGGCTGCCTCCGGTACTTTGTCCTGGGCACCGTGGCAGCTTTGGTGGCCCTCGTGCTCAACGTGTTCTATCCTCTGGTATCCCAGAGTCGCTGGAGATGA
- the USP19 gene encoding ubiquitin carboxyl-terminal hydrolase 19 isoform X23, whose protein sequence is MSGGASATGPRRGPPGLEDASSKKKQKDRANQESKDGDPRKETGSRYVTQAGLELLASGDPSASASCAAGITGSHHRTRLFFPSSSGSASTPREEQTKAELLLDWRQSAEEVIVKLRVGVGPLQLEDIDAAFTDTDCVVRFSGGQQWGGVFYAEIKGSCAKVQTRKGSLLHLTLPKKVPMLTWPSLLKKPLGTQELVPGLQCQENGKELSPIALEPGPEPHRAKQEARNQKRAQGRGEVEADEQHCIPPLNPQTCLLGSEENLALSVGEKAVSPGNDPVSPAMVRSRNPVKDDCVKEEMTVAADAATLVDGKEPESMVNLAFVKNDSYEKGPDSVVVHVYVKEICRDTSRVLFREQDFTLIFQTRDGNFLRLHPGCGPHTIFRWQVKLRNLIEPEQCTFCFTASRIDICLRKRQSQRWGGLEAPAARVGGAKVAVPTGPTPLDSTPPGGAPHSLTGQEEARAVEKDKSKARSEDTGLDSVAARTPMEHVTPKPETHLASPKPTCMVPPMPHSPVSGDSVEEEEEEEKKVCLPGFTGLVNLGNTCFMNSVIQSLSNTRELRDFFHDRSFEAEINYNNPLGTGGRLAIGFAVLLRALWKGTHHAFQPSKLKAIVASKASQFTGYAQHDAQEFMAFLLDGLHEDLNRIQNKPYTETVDSDGRPDEVVAEEAWQRHKMRNDSFIVDLFQGQYKSKLVCPVCAKVSITFDPFLYLPVPLPQKQKVLPVFYFAREPHSKPVKFLVSISKENSTASEVLDSLSQSVHVKPENLRLAEVIKNRFQRVFLPSHSLDTVSPSDMLLCFELLSPELAKERVVVLEVQQRPQVPSVPISKCAACQRKQQSEDEKLKRCTRCYRVGYCNQLCQKTHWPDHKGLCRPENIGYPFLVSVPASRLTYARLAQLLEGYARYSVSVFQPPFQPGRMALESQSPGCTTLLSTGSLEAGDSERDPIQPPELQLVTPVADGDTGPLRVWTAPDRGPVPSTSGISSDMLASGPIEVGSLPASERVSRPEAAVPGYQHPSEALNAHTPQFFIYKIDSSNREQRLEDKGDTPLELGDDCSLALVWRNNERLQEFVLVASKELECAEDPGSAGEAARAGHFTLDQCLNLFTRPEVLAPEEAWYCPQCKQHREASKQLLLWRLPNVLIVQLKRFSFRSFIWRDKINDLVEFPVRNLDLSKFCIGQKEEQLPNYDLYAVINHYGGMIGGHYTACARLPNDRSSQRSDVGWRLFDDSTVTTVDESQVVTRYAYVLFYRRRNSPVERPPRAGHSEHHPDLGPAAEAAASQASRIWQELEAEEEPVPEGPGPMGPWGPQDWVGPPPRGPTTPDEGCLRYFVLGTVAALVALVLNVFYPLVSQSRWR, encoded by the exons ATGTCTGGAGGGGCCAGTGCAACAGGCCCAAGGAGAGGGCCCCCAGGACTGGAGGATGCCAGTAGTAAGAAGAAGCAGAAGGATCGAGCAAACCAGGAGAGCAAGGATGGAGATCCTAGGAAAG agacagggtctcgatatgttacccaggctggtcttgaactcctggcctcaggtgatccttctgcctcagcctcctgtgcagctgggattacaggatcacACCACCGTACCCGGCTGTTCTTTCCTTCGTCGTCAGGGTCAGCATCCACTCCTCGAGAGGAGCAGACCAAAGCAG AGTTGTTGCTCGATTGGAGGCAGAGTGCAGAAGAGGTAATTGTCAAGCTTCGTGTGGGAGTAGGTCCCCTTCAGCTGGAGGACATAGATGCGGCTTTCACAGATACAGACTGTGTGGTGCGGTTTTCAG gtggTCAGCAGTGGGGTGGTGTCTTCTATGCTGAGATAAAAGGATCTTGTGCTAAAGTGCAAACCCGCAAGGGGAGTCTCCTGCACCTGACACTGCCCAAGAAGGTGCCTATGCTCACGTGGCCCTCTCTCCTG AAGAAACCTCTAGGGACCCAGGAGCTGGTGCCGGGGCTGCAGTGCCAGGAGAATGGGAAGGAACTCTCTCCCATTGCCCTAGAGCCAGGCCCTGAGCCCCACCGGGCTAAGCAGGAGGCCCGGAACCAGAAGCGGGCCCAGGGCCGTGGTGAG GTTGAGGCTGATGAACAGCATTGCATACCACCACTGAACCCCCAaacctgcctcctgggctcagaggagAATTTAGCCCTTTCAGTAGGAGAGAAAGCAGTGTCTCCCGGGAATGACCCAGTGTCTCCAGCCATGGTCCGGAGCAGAAATCCTGTGAAAGATGACTGTGTCAAGGAGGAGATGACAGTGGCAGCAGATGCTGCAACCTTGGTGGATGGTAAAG AACCTGAGTCGATGGTGAACCTGGCATTTGTCAAGAATGACTCGTATGAGAAAGGCCCGGATTCAGTGGTGGTGCACGTGTACGTGAAGGAGATCTGCAGGGATACCTCAAGAGTACTCTTCCGTGAGCAGGACTTCACACTCATCTTCCAGACCAG GGATGGAAACTTCTTGAGGCTGCACCCGGGTTGTGGGCCCCACACCATCTTCCGTTGGCAGGTGAAGCTCAG GAATCTGATTGAGCCAGAGCAGTGCACCTTCTGTTTCACGGCTTCTCGCATCGACATCTGCCTTCGTAAGAGGCAGAGTCAGCGCTGGGGGGGCCTGGAGGCCCCAGCTGCACGAG TGGGTGGTGCAAAGGTTGCCGTGCCGACAGGTCCAACCCCTCTGGATTCAACCCCACCAGGAGGTgctccccactccctgacaggccagGAGGAGGCCCGGGCTGTGGAGAAGGATAAATCCAAGGCAAGATCTGAGGACACGGGGCTAGACAGTGTGGCAGCCCGCACACCCATGGAGCATGTAACCCCAAAGCCAGAGACACACCTGGCCTCG CCCAAGCCCACATGTATGGTGCCTCCCATGCCCCACAGCCCAGTGAGTGGAGAcagtgtggaggaggaggaagaagaagagaagaaggtgTGTCTGCCAGGCTTCACTGGCCTTGTCAATTTAGGCAACACCTGCTTCATGAACAGCGTCATTCAGTCTCTGTCCAACACTCGGGAACTCCGGGACTTCTTCCATG ACCGCTCCTTTGAGGCTGAGATCAACTACAACAACCCACTAGGGACTGGTGGGCGTCTGGCCATTGGCTTTGCTGTGCTGCTTCGGGCGCTGTGGAAGGGCACCCACCATGCCTTCCAGCCTTCCAAGTTGAAG GCCATTGTGGCGAGTAAGGCCAGCCAGTTCACAGGCTATGCGCAGCATGACGCCCAAGAGTTCATGGCTTTCCTGCTGGATGGGCTGCACGAGGACCTGAATCGGATTCAGAACAAGCCCTACACAGAGACTGTGGACTCAGATGGGCGGCCTGATGAG GTGGTAGCCGAGGAAGCATGGCAGCGGCACAAGATGAGGAATGACTCTTTCATCGTGGACCTATTTCAGGGCCAGTACAAGTCTAAGCTGGTGTGCCCTGTGTGTGCCAAG GTCTCCATCACTTTTGACCCATTTCTTTATCTGCCGGTGCCCTTGCCACAAAAGCAAAAGGTTCTCCCCGTCTTTTATTTTGCCCGAGAGCCCCACAGCAAGCCCGTCAAG TTCCTGGTGAGCATCAGCAAGGAGAACTCCACTGCGAGTGAAGTATTGGACTCCCTCTCTCAGAGCGTTCATGTGAAGCCTGAGAACCTGCGTTTGGCAGAG GTAATTAAGAATCGTTTCCAACGTGTGTTCCTGCCCTCCCACTCACTGGACACTGTGTCCCCATCTGATATGCTCCTCTGCTTTGAGCTGCTATCCCCAGAGTTGGCTAAGGAGCGGGTAGTGGTGCTAGAGGTGCAACAG CGCCCTCAGGTGCCCAGCGTCCCCATCTCCAAGTGTGCAGCCTGCCAGCGGAAGCAACAGTCGGAGGATGAAAAACTGAAGCGCTGTACCCGGTGCTATCGTGTGGGCTACTGCAACCA gCTCTGCCAGAAAACCCACTGGCCTGACCACAAGGGCCTCTGCCGACCTGAGAACATTGGGTACCCCTTCCTGGTCAGTGTACCCGCCTCACGCCTCACTTATGCACGCCTCGCTCAGCTGCTAGAGGGCTACGCCCG GTACTCTGTGAGTGTATTCCAGCCACCCTTTCAACCTGGCCGCATGGCCTTGGAGTCTCAGAGCCCTGGCTGCACCACACTGCTCTCCACTGGCTCCCTGGAGGCTGGGGACAGTGAGAGGGACCCCATTCAGCCACCTGAGCTCCAGCTGGTGACCCCTGTGGCTGATGGGGACACAGGGCCTCTCCGGGTATGGACAGCCCCTGACCGGGGTCCTGTGCCCAGCACCAGTGGAATTTCTTCTGACATGCTGGCCAGTGGGCCCATTGAGGTTGGCTCCTTGCCTGCTAGCGAGAGGGTGTCCCGACCTGAAG CCGCTGTGCCCGGGTACCAGCACCCAAGTGAAGCTTTGAATGCCCACACACCCCagttcttcatctataaaattgacTCATCCAACCGAGAGCAGCGGCTAGAGGATAAAG GAGACACCCCACTGGAGCTGGGTGATGATTGTAGCCTGGCTCTTGTCTGGCGGAACAATGAGCGATTGCAGGAGTTTGTGTTGGTAGCCTCTAAAGAGCTGGAATGTGCTGAGGATCCAGGCTCTGCTGGTGAGGCTGCCCGGGCTGGCCACTTCACCCTGGACCAGTGCCTCAACCTCTTCACACGGCCTGAGGTGCTGGCACCCGAGGAGGCCTG GTACTGCCCACAGTGCAAACAGCACCGTGAGGCCTCCAAGCAGCTGTTGCTATGGCGCCTGCCAAATGTTCTCATCGTGCAGCTCAAGCGCTTCTCCTTTCGTAGTTTTATCTGGCGTGACAAGATCAATGACTTGGTGGAGTTCCCTGTTCG GAATCTGGACCTGAGCAAGTTCTGCATTGGCCAGAAAGAGGAGCAGCTGCCCAACTACGATCTGTATGCTGTCATTAACCACTATGGAGGCATGATCGGTGGCCACTACACTGCCTGTGCACGCCTGCCCAATGATCGTAGCAGTCAGCGCAGTGACGTGG GCTGGCGCTTGTTTGATGACAGCACGGTGACAACGGTAGACGAGAGCCAGGTCGTGACACGTTATGCCTATGTACTCTTCTATCGCCGGCGGAACTCTCCTGTGGAGAGGCCCCCCAGGGCAGGTCACTCTGAGCACCACCCAGACCTAGGCCCTGCAGCCGAGGCTGCTGCCAGCCAG GCTTCCCGGATTtggcaggagctggaggctgaggaggagccGGTGCCTGAGGGGCCTGGGCCCATGGGTCCCTGGGGGCCCCAAGACTGGGTGGGCCCCCCACCACGTGGCCCTACCACACCAGATGAGGGCTGCCTCCGGTACTTTGTCCTGGGCACCGTGGCAGCTTTGGTGGCCCTCGTGCTCAACGTGTTCTATCCTCTGGTATCCCAGAGTCGCTGGAGATGA